A stretch of the Parabacteroides timonensis genome encodes the following:
- a CDS encoding DUF1295 domain-containing protein produces the protein MTNEYFNILLIAMAVIAAIVFITLYFVEAGYGMLFDKKWGKPIPNKIAWICMEAPVFLVMLLLWSQSGRQFETVPLLFFLFFELHYLQRAFIFPLLIKGKSKMPAGIMIMGIVFNLLNGYIQGMWIFHLSPESMYSVDWLCTPQFIIGTILFFTGMYINWRSDYIVRHLRKPGDTNHYLPKGGMFNYVTSANYFGELVEWCGFAILTWSASGALFAWWTFANLVPRANTIWHKYKTMFGKEVGNRKRIIPFIY, from the coding sequence ATGACAAACGAATATTTCAATATATTACTGATAGCAATGGCAGTGATTGCCGCCATTGTTTTCATCACCCTCTATTTTGTAGAAGCCGGATACGGCATGTTGTTCGATAAGAAATGGGGAAAGCCCATCCCCAACAAGATTGCCTGGATATGTATGGAAGCTCCGGTTTTCCTGGTCATGCTTCTATTATGGAGCCAGTCCGGACGACAATTTGAAACAGTTCCCCTACTCTTTTTCCTCTTCTTTGAACTGCATTATTTACAGCGGGCATTCATTTTCCCTCTATTAATCAAAGGAAAAAGTAAGATGCCGGCCGGGATCATGATCATGGGTATCGTATTCAACCTACTGAACGGATATATACAAGGCATGTGGATATTTCACCTCTCCCCCGAAAGTATGTATTCAGTCGATTGGTTATGCACTCCTCAATTTATCATCGGAACAATCCTTTTCTTTACTGGTATGTATATCAACTGGCGTTCCGACTATATCGTTCGTCATCTGCGTAAACCGGGCGATACCAACCATTATCTTCCGAAAGGAGGTATGTTCAACTACGTCACCTCAGCCAATTATTTCGGAGAGTTGGTAGAGTGGTGTGGTTTTGCGATCCTGACCTGGAGTGCCAGCGGTGCCTTGTTCGCCTGGTGGACATTCGCGAACCTCGTGCCTCGTGCCAATACCATCTGGCACAAATATAAAACCATGTTCGGAAAGGAGGTCGGAAACAGAAAACGGATCATTCCATTTATATATTGA
- a CDS encoding response regulator transcription factor: MDKHLKILIFTKDENLGALFKECLKTDKYATETFSQAEEAYDFFCTAGSDLCIMDVSADKEEITLAAAFKAVRNETRLIFLFNSPTKEDIVEVYQMGADDLMRKPISLEVLQARINAIMKRSVSDQQKPIVIYKFGLFSFNTHTQTLSIGEEEKKLTTKESDLLKVLCQNPNKLVDRSSALQRIWKNDSYFNARSMDVYITKLRHLLKADPTIRIENVHGKGYKLVTKATQE, from the coding sequence ATGGACAAACACCTTAAGATCCTTATTTTTACTAAAGACGAAAACCTGGGAGCATTATTCAAAGAATGTCTGAAGACTGATAAATATGCCACTGAAACATTTTCCCAGGCAGAAGAGGCCTACGATTTCTTTTGTACCGCTGGCTCAGACCTTTGTATCATGGATGTATCCGCCGATAAGGAAGAAATCACCCTGGCCGCTGCATTCAAAGCCGTACGAAATGAAACACGACTGATCTTCTTATTCAATTCTCCGACCAAAGAAGATATTGTAGAAGTCTACCAGATGGGAGCAGACGATCTGATGCGGAAACCTATTAGCCTGGAAGTATTGCAGGCCCGCATCAACGCTATAATGAAACGCTCTGTTTCCGATCAGCAAAAACCGATCGTTATATACAAATTCGGCCTTTTCTCCTTCAACACGCATACACAAACGTTATCCATAGGTGAAGAAGAGAAGAAACTGACCACCAAAGAGTCTGACCTTCTCAAAGTATTGTGTCAGAACCCGAACAAACTGGTCGACAGAAGTTCCGCACTACAAAGGATATGGAAAAACGACAGTTATTTCAATGCACGCAGTATGGATGTGTATATCACCAAACTACGTCACCTGCTGAAAGCCGACCCGACCATCAGGATCGAGAACGTACATGGAAAAGGATACAAACTAGTGACTAAAGCTACACAGGAATGA
- a CDS encoding STM3941 family protein, whose product MNTPSVTTFKLSRKKQRGLFLTTLFSALIGIGSLTLSHELKLGEGRFLLLLVGFFSLLTTVFCCISYYYLTREKFTAIYVSEEGVNDISTGNRFGTILWKDVENIKVMDDISNLKRKYIVLKVKNPNEYIDREPARSKKRSMELRLQYYGSPICISNRALDCTFEELKQAVFERYNLYKASHEEA is encoded by the coding sequence ATGAATACACCTTCTGTAACAACATTTAAATTGAGCAGGAAAAAGCAGAGAGGGTTGTTCCTTACAACCCTCTTCTCTGCCCTGATCGGCATAGGTTCCCTTACACTCTCTCACGAGCTGAAGTTAGGCGAAGGACGTTTCCTCCTTCTCCTGGTTGGATTTTTCTCGTTGCTGACCACGGTGTTTTGTTGCATAAGCTATTATTACCTCACACGGGAAAAATTTACAGCTATCTATGTTTCAGAAGAAGGTGTTAATGACATATCCACCGGAAACAGATTTGGTACTATTTTATGGAAAGATGTTGAAAATATCAAAGTTATGGACGATATTAGCAACCTGAAACGCAAATACATTGTGTTAAAGGTCAAAAATCCGAACGAATATATTGACCGTGAACCCGCACGTAGTAAAAAACGTTCCATGGAGCTAAGGCTTCAATACTACGGATCACCTATTTGTATTTCCAACCGCGCGTTGGATTGTACTTTCGAAGAATTAAAACAGGCTGTATTCGAAAGATATAACCTTTATAAAGCTTCTCACGAAGAAGCATAG
- a CDS encoding PG0541 family transporter-associated protein has product MKAIFISFNQAYYEMILSVMDRNNIRGFTYWDEVQGRGSKNGEPHYGSHAWPTLNSAILAMVDDEKVDHFLDLLHKMDMQTEAQGLRAFVWNVEKTI; this is encoded by the coding sequence ATGAAAGCTATATTCATATCATTCAATCAGGCCTATTACGAAATGATCTTAAGTGTCATGGATCGTAACAACATCCGTGGCTTCACCTACTGGGATGAAGTGCAGGGACGCGGTAGCAAAAACGGCGAACCCCACTACGGCAGTCACGCATGGCCTACACTGAACTCCGCCATACTGGCTATGGTAGACGATGAAAAAGTAGACCATTTCCTCGATCTGTTACATAAAATGGATATGCAAACGGAAGCACAAGGTCTGCGTGCGTTTGTATGGAATGTTGAAAAAACAATTTAA
- a CDS encoding efflux RND transporter permease subunit, translating to MSLYATAVKKPVTTALVFVAVVIMGLFSLTRLSVDLLPEIETNMIMVMTAYPGASATDIEMNVSKPLENVLNSVSDLKHITSQSRENISIVTLEFEYGTDIDVATNDVRDKLDIVESSLPDDVENPIIFKFGTDDIPILLLSVTAEESTNALYKILDDKVSNPLARISGVGAVSISGAPIREVQVYCDPYKLEAYGLTIEGISTVIAQENRNTPGGSIDIGSNTYTLRVQGEFTNAKQMLDLVVGSNNGRNVYLRDIARVDDYIEERAQETFNNGGKGGMIVIQKQSGANSVNIAKKVHEKLPEIQASLPSDVQLGAIMDTSTNILNTIDSLQETIMITFIVVMLVVFIFLGRWRATFIIILTIPISLIAAFAYLLASGNTLNIISLSSLSIAIGMVVDDAIVVLENVTTHIERGSKPKQAAVHATNEVAISVIASTLTMLAVFLPLTMVTGMAGILFKQLGWIVSIIMIVSTIGALTLTPMLCSQLLRLDPKKGRLYVLFFTPIEKALNALDVAYARFLSWAVRHRKTVITGAALVFFGSMLLIPTVKTEFFPTQDNARIGITIELPIGTRQEITRDLALRIDKQFREKYPEILVLNFTEGQADTDNTFAQLSDNGSHIIEMNINLSSVGDRERGLIEICDMMREDLAEYSEIKEYKVLAGGQSGSMGGENAVDIEIYGFDFAKTDAVAADLARRLEALKGCSQVNISRKDYIPEYQVDFDREKLAMNGLNVATASLYLRNRINGSTASKYREDGDEYDIKVRYAPEFRQSIEDIENILIYNNAGQGVRIRDVGKVVERMTPPTIERKNRERIITVSAVVGQGAALSDLVAAVRGELKQMDIPSEVSWQLGGTFEDQQDTFQDLGTLMVLIIILVFIVMAAQFESLTDPFVIMFSIPFAFTGVILGLSITQTPLGVMALIGVIMLMGIVVKNGIVLIDYTILCRERGMSILTAAVAAGKSRLRPVLMTTLTTVLGMIPMAIGTGEGAEMWRSMGMTVAWGLSVSTLITLVIVPVVYCVFAGNGVKRRRRKIAKLNQLEQL from the coding sequence ATGAGTTTATATGCAACAGCGGTCAAAAAGCCGGTAACCACCGCCCTCGTGTTTGTGGCAGTGGTAATTATGGGGCTTTTTTCCCTAACCCGATTATCAGTAGACTTGCTGCCGGAGATCGAGACCAACATGATCATGGTCATGACGGCCTATCCCGGAGCCAGTGCCACAGATATTGAAATGAACGTATCCAAGCCATTGGAAAACGTGTTGAACAGTGTGAGTGACCTGAAGCACATCACATCACAATCTCGCGAAAACATCTCTATCGTTACGCTGGAATTTGAATACGGAACCGATATTGATGTCGCGACCAACGACGTCCGGGATAAACTGGACATCGTAGAGTCGTCGCTGCCGGATGATGTAGAAAATCCGATCATCTTTAAGTTTGGTACCGACGATATTCCTATCCTGTTGCTTTCCGTGACAGCAGAAGAAAGTACCAACGCCTTATATAAGATCCTGGACGATAAAGTATCGAACCCACTGGCACGTATCAGCGGCGTGGGTGCGGTATCTATCTCAGGAGCACCGATCCGCGAGGTACAGGTATATTGCGACCCTTACAAACTGGAGGCTTACGGACTGACTATCGAAGGCATTTCAACAGTCATCGCCCAGGAAAACCGTAACACTCCGGGGGGTAGCATCGATATCGGTTCGAACACCTACACGCTACGTGTACAGGGCGAGTTTACCAATGCCAAACAGATGCTCGACCTCGTAGTGGGAAGCAACAACGGCAGAAATGTATATCTGCGTGACATCGCGCGGGTAGATGATTATATAGAAGAACGTGCTCAGGAAACCTTCAATAATGGAGGTAAAGGGGGTATGATCGTTATCCAGAAACAATCCGGTGCAAACTCGGTAAACATCGCCAAAAAGGTACACGAGAAACTTCCGGAGATACAGGCTAGCTTACCGTCGGATGTACAACTAGGGGCAATTATGGATACTTCTACAAACATCTTAAACACGATCGACAGTTTGCAGGAAACGATCATGATCACCTTCATTGTCGTTATGTTGGTTGTATTTATCTTCCTGGGGCGCTGGAGAGCGACATTTATTATTATTCTGACTATCCCGATCTCGTTGATCGCCGCCTTCGCATACTTGTTGGCGTCAGGAAACACATTGAACATCATCTCTCTGAGTTCACTGTCCATTGCAATCGGTATGGTGGTGGATGATGCCATCGTAGTATTGGAAAACGTCACGACGCATATCGAGCGGGGAAGTAAACCGAAACAGGCGGCAGTACATGCAACCAATGAGGTGGCTATTTCTGTTATCGCTTCTACGCTGACCATGTTGGCAGTATTCCTGCCGTTGACCATGGTTACTGGTATGGCCGGTATCCTTTTCAAACAGTTAGGATGGATCGTTAGTATCATTATGATCGTATCTACCATAGGTGCCTTGACGCTGACTCCGATGCTTTGTTCCCAGTTGTTACGTCTCGATCCGAAGAAAGGTCGTTTATATGTATTATTCTTCACACCGATCGAAAAAGCACTGAATGCACTGGATGTAGCTTATGCACGCTTCCTGAGTTGGGCTGTCCGCCACCGCAAAACGGTTATCACAGGTGCTGCATTGGTATTCTTTGGTAGTATGCTATTGATACCGACTGTAAAAACTGAGTTCTTCCCGACACAGGATAATGCCCGTATCGGTATTACTATCGAACTACCGATCGGTACCCGCCAGGAAATAACACGTGACCTGGCTCTACGTATCGACAAACAGTTCCGTGAGAAATATCCGGAAATCCTTGTTCTGAACTTCACCGAAGGACAGGCCGATACGGACAACACATTTGCACAGCTGAGCGATAACGGTTCGCACATCATCGAAATGAACATCAACCTGAGTAGTGTCGGTGATCGTGAAAGAGGCCTTATCGAGATTTGTGATATGATGCGTGAAGACCTGGCCGAATATTCGGAGATCAAAGAGTATAAGGTATTAGCCGGAGGTCAGTCGGGTTCTATGGGTGGTGAAAATGCTGTGGATATAGAAATCTACGGTTTCGACTTTGCCAAGACCGATGCTGTGGCAGCCGACCTGGCAAGACGCCTGGAAGCATTGAAAGGTTGTTCGCAGGTAAACATCAGCCGTAAAGACTATATCCCGGAATACCAGGTGGATTTCGACCGCGAAAAACTGGCTATGAACGGACTGAACGTAGCAACAGCTTCTTTGTATCTGCGTAACCGCATCAACGGTTCTACTGCTTCCAAATATCGCGAAGACGGTGACGAGTATGATATCAAGGTACGTTATGCTCCGGAATTCCGCCAGTCTATCGAGGACATCGAGAATATCCTGATCTACAATAATGCCGGACAAGGTGTTCGTATCCGCGATGTCGGCAAAGTAGTAGAACGTATGACACCGCCTACCATCGAACGTAAGAACCGTGAACGTATTATCACTGTTTCAGCCGTCGTAGGTCAGGGTGCTGCATTGAGTGACCTGGTTGCTGCCGTACGTGGCGAATTGAAACAGATGGATATCCCGAGCGAAGTAAGCTGGCAGTTGGGTGGTACATTCGAAGACCAGCAGGATACATTCCAGGATCTGGGAACGTTAATGGTATTGATCATCATCCTCGTGTTCATTGTGATGGCCGCCCAGTTCGAATCGTTGACCGACCCGTTCGTGATCATGTTCTCCATTCCGTTTGCCTTTACAGGGGTTATCCTCGGATTGTCGATCACACAAACGCCGCTGGGTGTAATGGCTTTGATCGGTGTGATCATGTTGATGGGTATCGTTGTTAAAAACGGTATCGTATTGATCGACTACACCATCCTGTGCCGCGAACGTGGTATGAGTATTCTTACAGCTGCCGTAGCTGCCGGTAAGTCCCGTCTCCGTCCGGTATTAATGACTACATTGACTACCGTACTGGGTATGATCCCGATGGCTATCGGAACCGGTGAAGGTGCTGAAATGTGGCGTTCGATGGGTATGACAGTTGCCTGGGGTCTTTCGGTTTCCACCTTGATTACGCTGGTTATCGTACCGGTAGTATATTGCGTATTTGCCGGCAACGGAGTGAAACGCCGTCGTCGTAAGATCGCCAAGTTAAACCAACTGGAACAATTATAA
- a CDS encoding efflux RND transporter periplasmic adaptor subunit: MKTREMLKVVPLVTLALLMSCSGEKKDATTQAVDEKVKVKIEQVSAQDVDQIAEFTATVEANIKNNIAPQSPVRIEKLFAEVGDHVKEGQLLVKMDANNLKQAKVQLDNQEVEFKRIDELYKVGGASKSAWDAQKTQLDISRESYKNLQENTQLLSPISGIVTARNYDNGDMYSGGDPIFTVEQIRPVKLLVNVSESYFTQVKKGNEVDIKLDVYGDEVFKGKVSLVYPTIDATSRTFPVEIKIANTDERVRPGMFARATMNFGTRNHVVTPDQAIVKQSGSGDRYIYVYKNGKVSYQKVELGRRMGNKYEIISGVENGDQVVTTGQNRLTNGMEVEIDK; encoded by the coding sequence ATGAAAACACGTGAAATGCTGAAAGTTGTACCACTCGTTACGTTAGCCTTGCTGATGTCCTGCTCGGGTGAGAAGAAAGACGCAACAACACAGGCCGTTGATGAAAAGGTGAAAGTGAAAATAGAACAGGTATCAGCTCAGGATGTAGACCAGATAGCAGAATTTACAGCCACTGTGGAAGCAAATATAAAGAATAATATAGCCCCTCAGTCGCCGGTCCGTATTGAGAAACTGTTCGCAGAAGTAGGCGACCATGTGAAAGAAGGCCAGCTATTGGTCAAAATGGATGCCAACAACCTGAAACAAGCCAAAGTCCAGTTGGACAATCAGGAAGTGGAGTTCAAGCGTATCGACGAACTATATAAAGTAGGCGGTGCTTCGAAATCAGCCTGGGATGCTCAGAAAACCCAGTTGGATATAAGCCGTGAAAGTTACAAGAACTTGCAGGAAAATACCCAGTTACTAAGCCCGATCAGTGGTATCGTGACTGCCCGTAATTACGATAACGGCGATATGTATAGCGGTGGAGATCCGATCTTTACCGTCGAACAGATTCGTCCGGTCAAACTGCTCGTGAATGTTTCCGAAAGCTATTTCACCCAGGTTAAGAAAGGGAATGAAGTAGATATCAAGTTGGATGTTTACGGCGACGAAGTATTCAAAGGTAAAGTGAGTCTGGTTTATCCGACTATCGATGCAACAAGCCGTACTTTCCCTGTCGAGATCAAGATTGCAAATACCGACGAACGCGTACGCCCGGGAATGTTTGCCCGTGCAACAATGAACTTCGGTACAAGAAATCACGTTGTCACCCCCGACCAGGCTATCGTTAAACAGTCCGGTTCAGGCGACCGCTACATTTATGTATATAAGAATGGAAAAGTATCTTACCAGAAGGTAGAGCTGGGACGTCGTATGGGTAACAAATACGAAATTATATCAGGTGTCGAGAACGGCGACCAGGTGGTAACAACCGGTCAGAACCGTTTGACTAATGGAATGGAAGTAGAAATTGACAAGTAA
- a CDS encoding TolC family protein — MKRVLVRKKMMWVVLMLLPSLAFTSAKAQDVLKLNLSKALEIALSENPTVKVADKEIEKKKYAQKGSYAALFPDISFAADYNRTLKKQVMYMDGFDMGSSEIPEGTEVPDMSKGIEVGRDNNWSLGFNASMPLVNASLWKSLSISALDVELSVEQARSSKISMVNQVKKSFYSVLLANDSYRVFKDSYDNAMENYLDIKKKYEQGTVAEYDLIRADVTVKNSEPNMLQALNSLTLAKWQLKALLGMDLETEIDCEGTLVDYETELFADFLSTDTTLSENTDLKQIDLQAEQLKKTLMMQKFDYLPTLSLTGLYQWTSMNNDFKFKNYQWNPYSMIGVTLTVPIFSGGSKYHKIKQTQVSMQQMDLQREDTKRNLQLSIKQYMDNMNTCIKKFDAAQKGVEQANRGYLIAQKRYDTGAGTLLEMNDAELALTQSKLNFNQAIYDYMVAKSDLEKVLGQQNY; from the coding sequence ATGAAACGAGTATTAGTTAGGAAAAAGATGATGTGGGTAGTTTTGATGTTGCTACCATCTCTGGCCTTTACTTCAGCCAAAGCACAGGATGTCCTGAAGCTGAACCTGAGTAAAGCACTGGAGATTGCGCTGAGTGAGAACCCAACCGTAAAAGTCGCAGACAAAGAAATCGAAAAGAAAAAGTATGCGCAAAAGGGTTCGTATGCCGCCCTGTTCCCAGATATTAGCTTTGCTGCCGACTACAACCGGACACTGAAAAAACAGGTAATGTATATGGATGGCTTCGATATGGGAAGTTCGGAAATTCCCGAAGGAACAGAAGTGCCGGATATGAGTAAAGGGATCGAAGTTGGACGCGATAACAACTGGAGTCTCGGATTTAACGCTTCGATGCCGCTGGTAAATGCATCTTTATGGAAGAGCCTGAGCATATCGGCTCTGGACGTCGAACTATCGGTGGAACAAGCACGTTCATCCAAAATATCTATGGTGAACCAGGTAAAGAAAAGTTTCTACAGTGTATTACTGGCCAACGATTCATACCGTGTATTCAAAGACAGTTACGACAACGCAATGGAGAATTATCTGGACATCAAGAAGAAATATGAACAGGGAACCGTTGCCGAATACGACCTGATCCGTGCCGATGTTACTGTAAAGAACAGCGAACCCAATATGTTACAGGCATTAAACTCATTAACACTTGCTAAATGGCAACTGAAAGCATTATTAGGAATGGACCTGGAAACAGAGATCGATTGCGAAGGTACGCTGGTTGACTATGAAACCGAGTTATTCGCAGACTTTTTATCGACCGACACAACACTTTCCGAGAACACGGATTTGAAACAGATCGATTTACAAGCCGAACAACTGAAAAAGACATTGATGATGCAGAAGTTCGATTATCTGCCAACACTGTCTTTAACCGGTCTCTACCAGTGGACGTCCATGAATAATGATTTCAAGTTCAAGAACTACCAATGGAACCCTTATTCAATGATCGGTGTAACGCTGACCGTTCCTATCTTTTCAGGAGGAAGCAAATATCATAAGATCAAACAGACACAGGTATCCATGCAACAGATGGATTTGCAGCGCGAGGATACAAAACGTAACCTGCAACTGTCTATCAAACAATATATGGATAATATGAACACTTGCATCAAGAAGTTCGATGCAGCACAAAAAGGGGTGGAACAGGCAAACCGCGGATATCTTATCGCCCAGAAGCGATATGACACCGGTGCCGGAACACTATTGGAAATGAATGATGCCGAGTTGGCACTCACGCAATCGAAGTTGAATTTCAATCAAGCCATATACGATTATATGGTAGCTAAATCAGATCTGGAGAAAGTACTGGGTCAACAAAATTACTAA
- a CDS encoding TetR/AcrR family transcriptional regulator, with the protein MNKEQIMMTALDLFSQHGIKSVSMDDIARNMGISKRTIYEFFEDKETLLVKGIEYNHKKMKQVLTELEEGPYSVVEEIILFYEECMKRPRWYNRKFYDDLKRYPKALELNEKNKAEFSKKCMKLFSRGVKEGAFQKGINFEIVTLLAKEQIKMIRPTGAFLNHSVSEVYKTVLFTFLRGICTEKGLAILDRYALKQSQNLL; encoded by the coding sequence ATGAATAAAGAACAGATAATGATGACTGCGCTTGACTTGTTCTCGCAACACGGAATAAAAAGTGTGAGCATGGATGATATCGCCCGTAACATGGGGATATCAAAGCGCACAATTTATGAATTCTTCGAAGATAAAGAAACTCTTCTGGTGAAAGGCATCGAATACAATCATAAAAAGATGAAGCAGGTATTGACCGAGCTGGAAGAAGGTCCCTACTCTGTTGTAGAAGAGATCATCTTATTTTATGAAGAATGCATGAAGCGTCCCCGGTGGTATAACCGGAAATTCTATGATGATCTGAAACGATATCCGAAGGCCCTGGAATTAAATGAAAAAAATAAAGCTGAATTTTCAAAGAAATGCATGAAGCTTTTTTCCAGAGGTGTAAAAGAAGGAGCCTTTCAGAAAGGTATAAATTTTGAAATTGTAACTCTGCTGGCAAAAGAACAGATCAAAATGATACGCCCCACAGGTGCATTCCTGAACCATTCTGTATCGGAAGTCTACAAGACCGTCTTATTTACTTTCTTACGTGGGATATGTACAGAAAAAGGTCTTGCAATATTAGACAGATACGCATTGAAACAATCACAGAATTTATTGTGA
- a CDS encoding helix-turn-helix domain-containing protein, protein MENLPLIDLAELNRGIVIRDSFQDIFSIADIDGTRDIDGSDVNEYTTPMRLDALLMVLALEGSSEIYLDYVPYVLKANSFVIIMPTHTMQLNKVSKDFKGKLLVVSKYFLDECNPAKRSPSMANYMQLKKNPCTTFEPEETELINDQIELLRKKIKNRSHFFQKEVMQNAFVGFLLEIANILMGKKDGMLVPALSRKEELFEQFLQLLFEHCKEQHVVTFYAEKLFITPQYLSLILKELTGKSANKWIDDALIVEAKILLKAPQATVQQVADILHFSDQSTFGKFFKKHMGISPMEYRKS, encoded by the coding sequence ATGGAAAATCTTCCTTTAATAGATTTGGCTGAGTTGAATAGGGGTATTGTTATTCGTGACAGCTTTCAGGATATTTTTTCAATAGCGGATATCGATGGAACCCGTGATATAGATGGTTCTGATGTAAATGAATATACAACTCCGATGCGCTTGGATGCGCTTCTGATGGTTTTGGCATTAGAAGGCTCGTCAGAAATTTATCTGGATTATGTACCTTATGTGTTAAAAGCAAACAGTTTCGTTATTATTATGCCTACGCATACGATGCAGTTGAACAAAGTCAGTAAGGATTTTAAAGGGAAACTGTTGGTTGTTTCAAAATATTTTCTGGATGAGTGCAATCCAGCCAAGCGTAGTCCTTCCATGGCAAACTATATGCAATTGAAGAAGAATCCATGTACCACTTTTGAACCGGAGGAAACGGAATTAATAAACGACCAGATAGAATTACTGAGAAAGAAAATAAAGAACCGCTCTCATTTCTTCCAGAAAGAGGTGATGCAAAATGCCTTTGTCGGTTTTCTATTGGAGATAGCCAATATCCTGATGGGTAAAAAAGACGGAATGTTGGTGCCGGCCCTTTCACGTAAAGAGGAGCTTTTTGAACAATTCCTGCAGTTATTGTTTGAACATTGCAAAGAACAGCATGTGGTAACATTTTATGCAGAGAAACTGTTTATCACTCCTCAGTATCTGTCTCTTATCTTAAAAGAACTGACCGGAAAATCAGCGAATAAGTGGATCGACGATGCTTTGATCGTGGAAGCGAAGATTCTGTTGAAAGCTCCGCAGGCAACTGTACAGCAAGTCGCAGATATTCTGCATTTTTCCGATCAGTCGACATTTGGGAAATTCTTTAAAAAGCATATGGGTATTTCCCCGATGGAATATCGTAAGTCGTAA
- a CDS encoding HdeD family acid-resistance protein — protein sequence MKKVNNSILRSAFAMILGFVLVLWPEAAVTYLVIAIGICFILPGIFSLLSYFTREKVKGEPSPMFPIDGAGSILFGAWLVIMPAFFVNILMYILGALLVIAGVQQIIMLVSARKWNIVPFGFYVMPALILLTGIMIIAYPFGAAANTFVIFGVASIFYGVIELLNWYKFRQR from the coding sequence ATGAAAAAAGTAAACAATTCAATTCTGCGCAGTGCTTTTGCTATGATATTAGGATTCGTACTGGTTTTATGGCCGGAAGCCGCAGTCACCTATCTGGTTATCGCCATAGGTATCTGTTTTATACTACCCGGGATCTTTTCTTTACTCAGTTACTTTACACGGGAAAAAGTAAAGGGAGAACCTTCACCGATGTTCCCTATCGATGGCGCCGGAAGTATTCTATTCGGAGCATGGCTGGTGATTATGCCGGCGTTTTTTGTGAATATATTAATGTATATACTGGGAGCTTTACTGGTTATAGCCGGAGTCCAGCAAATCATAATGCTGGTTTCGGCACGTAAGTGGAATATCGTGCCGTTCGGCTTTTATGTAATGCCAGCACTTATCTTATTGACCGGCATCATGATCATCGCTTACCCGTTTGGAGCAGCGGCAAATACATTTGTCATCTTTGGCGTCGCCAGTATTTTCTATGGAGTCATAGAATTATTGAACTGGTACAAGTTCCGCCAAAGATAA